One genomic segment of Streptomyces sp. RerS4 includes these proteins:
- a CDS encoding glutathione S-transferase C-terminal domain-containing protein: MSYVHPGREYLRDSRYLTTRITADGRDGFPAEPGRYRLVVSRACPWASRAVIVRRLLGLERALPMAIAGPVHDERSWTFDLDPGGRDPVLGIERLQEAYFAREPGYDRGITVPAIIDVPSGAVVTNDFARITLDLSLEWTAYHRAGAPDLYPAGLREEVDAVNEVVYEDVNNAVYRAGFAGSQEAYAKAYARLFRRLDLLSERLTASRYLVGDTITEADVRLFTTLVRFDAVYHGHFKCNRRKLTELPVLWAYARDLFQTPGFGDTVDFDHIKRHYYLVHDDINPTGIVPAGPDISGWLTPHDRSALGGRPFGTGTPPGPVSPDEAVPAGHGAD; encoded by the coding sequence ATGAGCTATGTGCATCCCGGCCGGGAGTACCTCCGTGACAGCCGGTACCTGACCACCCGGATCACCGCCGACGGCCGCGACGGCTTCCCCGCCGAGCCCGGCCGCTACCGGCTGGTGGTCAGCCGGGCCTGCCCGTGGGCGAGCCGGGCGGTGATCGTACGGCGGCTGCTCGGGTTGGAGCGGGCACTGCCGATGGCGATCGCCGGACCCGTGCACGACGAGCGCAGCTGGACCTTCGACCTCGATCCGGGCGGGCGGGATCCCGTACTCGGCATCGAACGGCTCCAAGAAGCCTACTTCGCCCGGGAGCCGGGCTACGACCGGGGCATCACGGTCCCGGCGATCATCGACGTGCCCAGCGGAGCGGTCGTGACCAACGACTTCGCGCGCATCACGCTCGACCTGTCGCTGGAGTGGACGGCGTACCACCGCGCCGGCGCGCCCGACCTCTACCCGGCCGGGCTGCGGGAGGAGGTCGACGCGGTGAACGAGGTGGTGTACGAGGACGTCAACAACGCCGTCTACCGGGCGGGGTTCGCCGGTTCGCAGGAGGCGTACGCGAAGGCGTACGCCAGGCTGTTCCGCCGGCTCGACCTGCTCTCCGAGCGGCTCACCGCGTCCCGCTACCTGGTGGGCGACACGATCACGGAGGCGGACGTCCGGCTGTTCACGACGCTCGTGCGCTTCGACGCCGTCTACCACGGTCACTTCAAGTGCAACCGGCGGAAGTTGACGGAGCTGCCGGTGCTGTGGGCGTACGCCCGGGACCTGTTCCAGACCCCGGGCTTCGGCGACACCGTCGACTTCGATCACATCAAGCGGCACTACTACCTGGTGCACGACGACATCAACCCGACCGGGATCGTGCCGGCGGGCCCGGACATCTCGGGCTGGCTCACCCCGCACGACCGCTCCGCGCTGGGCGGCCGCCCCTTCGGCACCGGCACCCCGCCGGGCCCGGTGAGCCCGGACGAAGCGGTCCCCGCGGGCCACGGTGCCGATTGA
- a CDS encoding DUF6213 family protein — MIQVTIPLIPTSQGGPLIPADEVTTLLRQIAADWLDALETDPAEADPRTVRELSGVLQRLADGIDVECIAYTADPPRHGRRRH; from the coding sequence ATGATCCAGGTGACCATTCCGCTGATCCCCACGTCGCAGGGAGGCCCGCTGATCCCCGCCGACGAGGTCACGACCCTGCTGCGCCAGATCGCGGCCGACTGGCTGGATGCGTTGGAGACCGACCCCGCCGAGGCCGACCCGCGGACCGTCCGGGAACTCTCGGGCGTCCTGCAACGCCTCGCGGACGGCATCGACGTGGAGTGCATCGCGTACACCGCCGACCCCCCGAGGCACGGGCGCCGACGGCACTGA
- a CDS encoding glutamate--cysteine ligase, which translates to MSLTTQPSARIAPDAARTAAGCLPGPTFGVEEEFLLVDRRTRAPAGRASQVIAALAPVLGPQVQREFYTTQVEVCTRPVHDAEGLRADLARMRALLVPAAREAGCLLVGTGTPVIPPEFPMAITGDDRYRVMAERFAGAIGARDQVVCGCHVHVGVDSKAQALALSTRMRPWLPVFQALAANSPFDRGRDSGWASWRAIEHARWPTVGPAPVLNEPGYDLVANALIRRTGLLDRKMIYWYARPSEHVPTLEIRVADSNADLDVVVLIATLVRGLVAALLPQLDTPAPALAAGPGAVREAHRLAALGGLDGEGLDLLHGRRLPAWQLVERLVEQAAPGLEAVGELDAVGALVDRLRLTGGGAARQRASYRRRGRLSDVVDDLARTTAAAVI; encoded by the coding sequence ATGTCGCTCACCACCCAGCCTTCGGCCCGTATCGCGCCCGACGCGGCGCGAACTGCGGCCGGGTGCCTTCCCGGGCCCACCTTCGGGGTCGAGGAGGAGTTCCTGCTGGTCGACCGCCGCACCCGGGCCCCGGCCGGCCGGGCGTCGCAGGTCATCGCGGCGCTCGCGCCGGTGCTCGGCCCGCAGGTGCAGCGCGAGTTCTACACGACCCAGGTCGAGGTGTGTACCCGGCCGGTCCACGACGCCGAGGGGCTACGGGCGGACTTGGCGCGGATGCGCGCCCTGCTGGTCCCGGCCGCGCGGGAGGCGGGCTGCCTGCTCGTGGGCACCGGCACACCGGTGATCCCGCCGGAGTTTCCCATGGCGATCACCGGCGATGACCGCTACCGGGTCATGGCGGAACGTTTCGCGGGCGCGATCGGGGCGCGCGACCAGGTGGTGTGTGGATGCCACGTCCACGTCGGCGTCGACAGCAAGGCGCAGGCGCTCGCGCTGTCGACCCGGATGCGGCCGTGGCTGCCGGTGTTCCAGGCGCTGGCCGCGAACTCGCCGTTCGACCGGGGCCGGGACTCCGGATGGGCCAGCTGGCGGGCGATCGAACACGCCCGCTGGCCCACGGTGGGGCCCGCGCCCGTCCTGAACGAGCCCGGGTACGACCTCGTCGCGAACGCCCTCATCCGGCGCACCGGGCTGCTCGACCGGAAGATGATCTACTGGTACGCCCGGCCCTCCGAGCACGTGCCGACCCTGGAGATCCGCGTCGCCGACAGCAACGCGGACCTCGACGTGGTCGTCCTGATCGCGACGCTCGTACGGGGGCTGGTCGCGGCCCTCCTGCCGCAGCTCGACACGCCGGCGCCCGCCTTGGCGGCGGGTCCGGGAGCCGTCCGCGAGGCGCACCGCCTGGCGGCCCTGGGCGGCCTGGACGGCGAGGGGCTCGACCTGCTGCACGGCCGGCGCCTGCCTGCCTGGCAGCTCGTGGAACGGCTCGTGGAGCAGGCGGCGCCCGGCCTGGAGGCGGTGGGTGAGCTGGACGCGGTGGGCGCTCTGGTGGACCGGCTGCGCCTCACCGGCGGCGGCGCCGCCCGCCAGCGGGCGTCGTACCGCAGGCGGGGCCGGCTGTCCGACGTGGTCGACGACCTCGCCCGCACCACCGCCGCCGCGGTCATCTGA
- a CDS encoding low affinity iron permease family protein, with amino-acid sequence MSLEHPAERGGDGRGRFARLAERASNFTSSPLFFCLCLLLVATVVGVHSLGLPLSWKLLVGESMAAVTLLLLALLKNSERRAEHAIQRKLDAIAAALLEMERGESGPALRDLRKAIGIEEET; translated from the coding sequence ATGAGCCTCGAACACCCCGCGGAGCGGGGCGGAGACGGACGGGGTCGTTTCGCCAGGCTGGCGGAGCGGGCGTCCAATTTCACGAGCAGTCCGCTCTTCTTCTGCCTCTGCCTGCTCCTGGTCGCCACCGTCGTCGGGGTGCACTCGCTGGGGCTGCCCCTGTCGTGGAAGCTGCTCGTCGGAGAGTCCATGGCGGCGGTGACGCTGCTGCTCCTGGCGCTGCTGAAGAACAGCGAACGACGCGCCGAGCACGCCATCCAGCGCAAGCTCGACGCGATCGCCGCGGCCCTCCTGGAGATGGAGCGGGGCGAGTCCGGGCCGGCGCTGCGGGACCTGCGGAAGGCCATCGGCATCGAGGAGGAGACGTGA
- a CDS encoding geranyl diphosphate 2-C-methyltransferase, translated as MDISVTSTEFTTVNSTTAAPSVIIPSPATPYQGDIARYWDHEARPVNLRLGDVDGLYHHHYGIGDIDHAALGDVGDADYEKRLIAELHRLESAQAEVLFDHLGPITRDDTLVDAGCGRGGSMVMAHQRFGCKVKGVTLSAKQADFANQRARELGIDAYVDARVCNMLNTPFETGQAAASWNNESSMYVDLHDLFAEHSRVLAVGGRYVTITGCWNPRYGQPSKWVSQINAHFECNIHSRREYLRAMADNRLVPQAVIDLTPATLPYWELRAESSLVTGIEEAFINSYKDGSFQYVLIAADRV; from the coding sequence ATGGATATATCTGTGACCAGCACCGAATTCACCACCGTCAACTCGACCACCGCCGCACCCTCGGTGATCATCCCCTCCCCGGCGACGCCCTACCAGGGTGACATCGCCCGCTACTGGGACCACGAGGCCCGGCCCGTGAACCTCCGCCTCGGCGACGTCGACGGCCTCTACCACCACCACTACGGCATCGGCGACATCGACCACGCGGCCCTCGGCGACGTCGGCGACGCCGATTACGAGAAGCGACTCATCGCCGAACTGCACCGCCTGGAGTCGGCGCAGGCCGAAGTCCTCTTCGACCACCTCGGCCCCATCACGCGCGACGACACGCTCGTCGACGCCGGTTGCGGGCGCGGCGGCTCGATGGTCATGGCCCACCAGCGCTTCGGATGCAAGGTCAAGGGCGTCACCCTGTCGGCCAAGCAGGCCGACTTCGCCAACCAGCGCGCCCGCGAACTGGGCATCGACGCCTACGTCGACGCCCGCGTCTGCAACATGCTGAACACGCCCTTCGAGACGGGGCAGGCGGCGGCCTCCTGGAACAACGAGTCCAGCATGTACGTCGACCTCCACGACCTCTTCGCCGAGCACTCCCGCGTCCTCGCGGTCGGCGGCCGCTACGTGACCATCACCGGCTGCTGGAATCCCCGTTACGGCCAGCCCTCGAAGTGGGTCTCCCAGATCAACGCCCACTTCGAGTGCAACATCCACTCCCGTCGGGAGTACCTGCGCGCGATGGCCGACAACCGCCTCGTCCCGCAGGCCGTCATCGACCTCACGCCCGCCACCCTCCCCTACTGGGAACTGCGGGCCGAATCGTCGCTGGTCACCGGCATCGAAGAGGCGTTCATCAACTCCTACAAGGACGGCTCCTTCCAGTACGTCCTGATCGCGGCCGACCGCGTCTGA